From the Leucobacter tenebrionis genome, one window contains:
- a CDS encoding PspA/IM30 family protein — protein sequence MTKQSIFGRITTLVRANVNSLIDAAEDPEKMIDQLIRDYTNNISDAEAAIAETIGNLRLLEQDYREDVKTAEEWGRKAVAASGKADELRAAGNSVDADKFDNLAKVALQRQISAENEAKTAEPTIAAQQEVTAKLKDGLNGMKEKLKQLQSKRAELVARAKTAEAQNRVADAVKSIDVLDPTSDLGRFEEKIRRQEALARGKQEIAASSLDAQFNELENFEAVTEVEARLAALKSGRPAQAIEQ from the coding sequence ATGACCAAGCAATCCATCTTCGGACGCATCACGACCCTCGTCCGGGCGAACGTCAACTCCCTCATCGATGCCGCCGAGGATCCCGAAAAGATGATCGACCAGCTGATCCGCGACTACACGAACAACATCTCCGACGCGGAGGCCGCGATCGCCGAGACCATCGGCAACCTGCGCCTGCTCGAGCAGGACTACCGCGAGGACGTGAAGACGGCCGAGGAGTGGGGCCGCAAGGCGGTCGCCGCGAGCGGCAAGGCCGACGAGCTGCGCGCGGCGGGCAACAGCGTCGACGCCGACAAGTTCGACAACCTCGCCAAGGTCGCGCTGCAGCGCCAGATCTCGGCCGAGAACGAGGCGAAGACCGCCGAGCCGACCATCGCGGCTCAGCAGGAGGTCACTGCCAAGCTCAAGGACGGCCTCAACGGCATGAAGGAGAAGCTGAAGCAGCTCCAGTCGAAGCGCGCCGAGCTCGTCGCCCGCGCCAAGACCGCCGAGGCGCAGAACCGCGTCGCTGACGCCGTGAAGTCGATCGACGTGCTCGATCCGACCAGCGACCTCGGTCGTTTCGAGGAGAAGATCCGCCGCCAGGAGGCGCTGGCCCGCGGCAAGCAGGAGATCGCGGCATCGTCCCTCGACGCCCAGTTCAACGAGCTCGAGAACTTCGAGGCCGTCACCGAGGTGGAGGCACGACTCGCGGCTCTGAAGAGCGGTCGCCCCGCGCAGGCGATCGAGCAGTAA
- a CDS encoding TPM domain-containing protein: protein MDSARIRVRRWLVGVGLGAALAAAWGLLSGAAAWATPPIPLGDSYVTDEADALDPAAERAANERLAATFDATGIDLYVVLVDEFDDPSDRIEWANQTADLNGLGEEQYLLAVSTEGRQYFISALDSGPLSDAQLGRIEERILPELRDLDWSGAIEAAAEQVESEHGAGGRTAAVVIGSVVGVAGIAGASFGIVRLRRNRRARQEAEEQLAELERTSGLALVAADDAVKTSEQELEFARAQFGEASVTAFAAALDAARAQLLEAFSLRQKLDDEIPDTDAQRREWLSRIVELCEAADAALDAQADAFAELRDIERDAPAALEAARARLAGLESDSIGAELARLQTVYAADELQAVAGHPEQAAGLLTFARDRAAAAAQAVEAGRSGEAAVAIREAETAAAQAEQLQQAVIEHGAAVAAVEQRCSELIADLEGDIAAARGMADPDGRITAAAQETEQQVAAARGDLGAGDRRPSRALQALEAANTRIDGVLQAARDEERARQLLGASLTQAADDVRQAENYIASRRGAVGSVARTRVSEARAALARAEAAQQSDARGALGEAQRATRLASEALASAQMDVSGYGGYGSAGGSAGGDLAAVLGGILGSGGGRGGYGGYGGSWGGSWGGGSRSGSRRSSSGGSRRSSSRSGGGSRRRSGGGRF from the coding sequence GTGGACAGCGCGCGGATCCGGGTTCGAAGATGGCTCGTCGGGGTGGGCCTCGGCGCCGCGCTGGCGGCGGCCTGGGGGCTGCTCTCCGGCGCCGCCGCGTGGGCGACTCCCCCGATCCCGCTCGGGGATTCGTACGTCACCGACGAGGCGGACGCGCTCGATCCCGCCGCCGAGCGCGCCGCGAACGAGCGCCTCGCCGCGACCTTCGATGCGACCGGCATCGACCTTTACGTGGTGCTCGTCGACGAGTTCGACGATCCCTCCGACCGCATCGAGTGGGCGAACCAGACCGCCGATCTCAACGGCCTCGGCGAAGAGCAGTACCTGCTCGCGGTGTCGACCGAGGGGCGCCAGTACTTCATCTCCGCCCTCGACAGCGGCCCGTTGAGCGACGCTCAGCTCGGCAGGATCGAGGAGCGCATACTGCCCGAGCTGCGCGACCTCGACTGGTCGGGCGCCATCGAGGCGGCGGCCGAGCAGGTCGAGTCAGAGCACGGCGCGGGCGGGCGCACCGCGGCCGTGGTGATCGGTTCCGTGGTCGGGGTGGCGGGCATCGCTGGAGCCTCGTTCGGGATCGTGCGGCTGCGCCGCAACCGTCGCGCCCGGCAGGAGGCCGAGGAGCAGCTGGCCGAGCTCGAGCGCACGTCGGGTCTCGCGCTGGTCGCCGCCGACGACGCGGTGAAGACGAGCGAGCAGGAGCTCGAGTTCGCGCGGGCGCAGTTCGGCGAGGCGTCTGTGACGGCGTTTGCCGCCGCGCTCGACGCCGCCCGGGCCCAGCTGCTCGAGGCGTTCTCCCTACGGCAGAAGCTCGACGACGAGATCCCCGATACCGACGCCCAGCGGCGCGAGTGGCTGAGCCGCATCGTCGAGCTGTGCGAGGCGGCGGACGCCGCGCTCGATGCCCAGGCCGACGCCTTCGCGGAGTTGCGCGACATCGAACGCGATGCGCCGGCGGCGCTCGAGGCGGCGCGGGCGCGGCTCGCGGGCCTCGAGTCCGACTCGATCGGCGCCGAGCTGGCCCGGTTGCAGACGGTCTATGCGGCTGATGAGCTGCAGGCGGTGGCGGGGCACCCCGAGCAGGCGGCGGGGTTGCTGACGTTCGCTCGGGATCGCGCGGCGGCGGCAGCGCAGGCGGTCGAGGCCGGTCGCAGCGGGGAGGCGGCGGTGGCGATCCGCGAGGCCGAGACCGCGGCGGCGCAGGCCGAGCAGCTGCAGCAGGCCGTCATCGAGCACGGCGCCGCGGTCGCCGCAGTGGAGCAGCGCTGCTCGGAGTTGATCGCCGATCTCGAGGGCGACATCGCGGCCGCTCGCGGGATGGCCGATCCGGACGGCAGGATCACCGCGGCAGCACAAGAGACCGAGCAGCAGGTCGCTGCGGCGCGCGGCGACCTCGGTGCCGGCGATCGGCGCCCCTCGCGAGCGCTGCAGGCGCTCGAAGCCGCGAATACCCGCATCGACGGCGTGCTGCAGGCGGCCCGCGACGAGGAACGCGCCCGGCAACTGCTCGGGGCGAGCCTCACCCAGGCCGCCGACGACGTGCGCCAGGCCGAGAACTACATCGCCTCCCGCCGCGGCGCGGTCGGATCCGTCGCGCGCACCCGCGTCTCGGAGGCCCGTGCGGCGCTCGCGCGCGCCGAGGCGGCGCAGCAGAGCGACGCGCGTGGCGCGCTCGGCGAGGCTCAACGCGCGACCCGTCTCGCATCCGAGGCGCTCGCCTCGGCTCAGATGGACGTGAGCGGGTACGGCGGGTACGGGAGCGCCGGCGGCAGCGCCGGGGGCGACCTCGCCGCGGTGCTCGGCGGGATCCTCGGCAGCGGCGGCGGCCGCGGCGGCTACGGAGGCTACGGAGGCTCGTGGGGCGGCAGCTGGGGCGGCGGATCGCGCAGCGGCTCCCGTCGCAGCAGCTCGGGCGGTTCCCGTCGCAGCAGTTCGCGGAGCGGAGGCGGATCGCGGCGCCGCAGCGGAGGCGGAAGATTCTGA
- a CDS encoding class II aldolase/adducin family protein, whose translation MSVKRDELIRQLIEVGRDAAGRGLVLASAGNISARVADDRFVVSASGVWFDRLTPEDFVELTLDDAETGAPSADGVKPSSEWKLHHRAYRARPDVECVLHLHPRTAVVLASMGREVRRITLDHAYYLGSIGVTPFFHNGTDELADSAAEQLREHDCVIMRHHGCSVVADTIDMAYRRALNLEDAAQATVLALQLGDTETVFPEDGAQHA comes from the coding sequence ATGAGTGTGAAGCGGGACGAGCTCATCCGGCAGTTGATCGAGGTCGGCCGCGACGCGGCCGGGCGGGGGCTGGTGCTCGCGAGCGCCGGCAACATCTCGGCCCGCGTCGCCGACGACCGCTTCGTCGTGTCGGCGAGCGGCGTCTGGTTCGACCGGCTCACCCCCGAGGACTTCGTCGAGCTGACGCTCGATGACGCCGAGACCGGCGCGCCCTCGGCGGACGGGGTCAAGCCGTCGAGCGAGTGGAAGCTGCATCACCGCGCCTACCGCGCCCGACCCGACGTCGAGTGCGTGCTGCACCTGCACCCCCGCACCGCCGTGGTGCTCGCCAGCATGGGCCGGGAGGTGCGACGCATCACGCTCGACCACGCCTACTACCTCGGATCCATCGGCGTCACGCCGTTCTTCCACAACGGGACGGACGAGCTGGCCGACTCGGCCGCCGAGCAGCTGCGCGAGCACGACTGCGTCATCATGCGCCACCACGGCTGCTCGGTCGTGGCCGACACGATCGACATGGCCTACCGGCGCGCCCTCAACCTGGAAGACGCGGCGCAGGCGACGGTGCTCGCGCTGCAGCTCGGCGACACCGAGACGGTCTTCCCCGAGGACGGCGCGCAGCACGCCTGA
- a CDS encoding deoxyguanosinetriphosphate triphosphohydrolase family protein has translation MTEHTDREARRHVEHVSSQHRSAGIDDGYSAGGTLGDAVAATDTARPEMPGAQEYRIDLERIRFSSYFARLSDVTQVVPRSGVGPVMHNRLTHSLKVSAVARVIAAQLAGHEARHRAHVCGERGDDDTTGAAVARLGGCDTVVAQAAAHAHDLGHPPFGHLGERVLDRVARERLGLVEGFEGNAQSFRILTQLDTLGRDFPGLNLTAATRAATLKYPWTRASWIGVSEAELPVTERPRGVGADAVHGAEKFSVYALDAGEMESALAAFPRVARGMQTVECAVMDLADDIAYAVHDLDDFTRAGVLQQASVAGEFRAWLNDGTRLARMAPEELTGSGALRIPGHALEQLWRRIALKDAWIADRDAFTAAVRRVSADIGDSLLAVPYDGGIDSERAVSDFTRRWIEHLRTSIVVDEQPHIRSGYVRLDRQAWHEVAVLKFVHAHFVLERPELGQPQRGQARVIEQLVLGFDAWLADPVDADRAPRRLLEWVDEATAASFELRRSRPELLSGDTSDTGLRRQGRTRAILDYVASLSDQQALSTHRDLTGAA, from the coding sequence ATGACTGAGCACACCGACCGCGAGGCGCGCCGGCACGTCGAGCACGTCTCGTCGCAGCACCGATCGGCCGGCATTGATGACGGCTACTCCGCCGGGGGCACCCTGGGCGACGCGGTGGCGGCCACCGACACCGCGAGACCCGAGATGCCGGGTGCGCAGGAGTACCGGATCGACCTCGAGCGCATCCGATTCTCGTCGTACTTCGCGCGGCTCTCGGACGTGACGCAGGTCGTGCCGCGCTCCGGCGTCGGCCCCGTCATGCACAACCGGCTCACGCACTCGCTCAAGGTGAGCGCCGTCGCCCGGGTGATCGCCGCGCAGCTGGCGGGGCACGAGGCACGGCACCGCGCGCACGTGTGCGGGGAGCGCGGTGACGACGATACGACGGGTGCAGCGGTCGCGCGCCTCGGCGGCTGCGACACCGTCGTGGCGCAGGCCGCGGCGCACGCGCACGACCTGGGGCATCCGCCGTTCGGGCATCTGGGGGAGCGGGTGCTGGATCGCGTGGCCCGCGAACGGCTCGGCCTGGTCGAGGGGTTCGAGGGGAACGCGCAGAGCTTCCGCATTCTCACGCAGCTCGACACGCTCGGGCGCGACTTTCCCGGGCTCAACCTCACCGCGGCCACGCGGGCGGCGACACTCAAGTACCCCTGGACGCGAGCCTCGTGGATCGGCGTTTCCGAGGCCGAGCTTCCCGTGACCGAGCGGCCGCGCGGCGTCGGGGCCGATGCCGTGCACGGCGCCGAGAAGTTCTCGGTGTACGCGCTCGACGCGGGCGAGATGGAGAGCGCGCTCGCCGCCTTCCCTCGAGTAGCGCGGGGAATGCAGACGGTCGAGTGCGCCGTCATGGACCTCGCCGACGACATCGCCTACGCGGTGCACGACCTCGACGACTTCACCCGCGCGGGGGTGCTGCAGCAGGCATCGGTCGCGGGGGAGTTCCGAGCATGGCTGAACGACGGGACCCGCCTCGCGCGCATGGCGCCCGAGGAGTTGACGGGGTCGGGTGCGCTGCGCATCCCGGGGCACGCGCTCGAGCAGCTGTGGCGGCGCATCGCGCTCAAGGACGCGTGGATCGCGGATCGCGACGCCTTCACCGCGGCGGTGCGCCGCGTCAGCGCCGATATCGGCGACTCGCTGCTCGCGGTGCCCTACGACGGCGGCATCGACAGCGAGCGCGCGGTCTCCGACTTCACCAGACGCTGGATCGAGCACCTGCGCACCTCGATCGTGGTCGACGAGCAGCCCCACATCCGCAGCGGATATGTTCGGCTCGACCGCCAGGCCTGGCACGAGGTCGCGGTGCTGAAGTTCGTGCACGCCCACTTCGTGCTCGAGCGCCCCGAGCTCGGCCAGCCCCAGCGCGGGCAGGCCCGGGTGATCGAGCAGCTGGTGCTCGGGTTCGACGCGTGGCTCGCGGATCCCGTCGACGCCGACCGCGCGCCCCGCCGCCTGCTGGAGTGGGTTGACGAGGCCACCGCGGCGAGCTTCGAGCTGCGCCGCTCGCGGCCCGAGCTGCTCTCGGGCGACACGAGCGATACCGGGCTGCGCCGCCAGGGTCGTACGCGCGCGATCCTCGACTACGTCGCCTCCCTGAGCGACCAGCAGGCGCTCTCGACGCACCGGGACCTGACCGGCGCGGCCTGA